Proteins from a genomic interval of Desulfofustis limnaeus:
- a CDS encoding DMT family transporter: protein MSPTSSVKGMVFIVLAAILWGTTGTSQALAPPESTPPVIGALRLWVGGSGLLLLSLLRQPAALLQVPLRLAVAAGVFVAAYQLSFFWGVSLTGVAVGTMVGIGSAPVFAGVIDTLFMGRKPDRKWYYATALALLGSATLLGSSGKIEINPLGIGLAATAGLSYSLYTLLMKKLLVDRPADAVATVVFFIGALLLAPFLIGSDLSWTLRPAGLAVVAHLGLLATALSYYLFCRGLENVPVATAVTLTLAEPFTAGVLGILVLGERIGPSGLLGLTLILSGLVLLALPMGRPLPLDAQRPT, encoded by the coding sequence ATGAGTCCGACCTCCTCCGTCAAGGGTATGGTATTTATTGTACTCGCCGCCATCCTGTGGGGTACCACCGGAACCTCCCAGGCGCTCGCTCCACCCGAGAGTACGCCGCCGGTGATCGGCGCCTTGCGCTTGTGGGTAGGCGGGAGCGGATTGCTGTTGCTCAGTTTGCTGCGGCAGCCTGCTGCGCTGCTGCAGGTCCCGTTGAGGCTGGCGGTAGCGGCTGGCGTCTTCGTGGCGGCCTATCAGCTGAGCTTCTTCTGGGGGGTGTCGCTGACCGGTGTCGCTGTCGGAACCATGGTCGGTATCGGCTCGGCGCCGGTTTTTGCCGGTGTCATCGATACCCTGTTCATGGGCCGGAAGCCTGATCGAAAATGGTACTACGCCACTGCCTTAGCTTTGCTTGGCAGTGCGACCCTGCTCGGCAGTTCGGGCAAGATCGAAATTAACCCCCTTGGTATCGGGTTGGCGGCGACAGCCGGGTTATCGTATTCGCTCTACACGCTGCTCATGAAAAAGCTGCTCGTTGACCGACCGGCCGACGCCGTCGCTACCGTGGTGTTCTTTATCGGAGCTCTGTTGCTGGCGCCCTTTCTGATCGGCAGTGATTTATCCTGGACCCTGCGTCCGGCCGGCCTGGCGGTGGTTGCTCATCTCGGTCTGCTGGCCACCGCCTTGTCCTATTATCTCTTTTGCCGCGGGTTGGAGAACGTTCCCGTCGCCACGGCGGTGACCCTCACCCTTGCCGAGCCCTTCACGGCAGGAGTCCTGGGTATCCTGGTGCTGGGCGAGCGGATTGGCCCAAGCGGTCTGCTGGGTCTGACGTTGATTCTCTCCGGCCTGGTCTTGTTGGCGTTGCCGATGGGGCGACCGCTGCCCTTGGATGCGCAGCGACCGACCTGA
- a CDS encoding DUF6909 family protein, with product MEELSKAQRARAAIAAFKTLSDALILTGSYQPSGTTGRKLEEALRQFSPEIYGSMTDSRIVELKGLEYVIDRLPRGIEACNKIVLTAQEDLDGTSFEEIRPLKRRRLSYVVSSKEICFVITKGTTEIYDILTHLTFLNIEAQKIRMQAQRQSGEISIEWSQLQRLRDCDLLVEGPELDQAIWNLSIILGRTYRETRQTYEYLEQNREGGFNNGLFRIVHDLGKRLVDQERGEDDRLTIYFTPSLQDILGQHRYASHWATTVKQRLVELKLHLRPIHVVSANLHSFRNILYGFGAMREVGGTPAEDLYDMIQQLREHDERVMRYGASFGFQQHRDPSGSNIDVQIIDTSRLDPSCVHPQVLLSWDYIREVQPVILVMDYAFGAQAYEVMDELLNPMIGEEGEWNLSIESISIMGKAGILPGKKGDIMLATAHVMEGTPHNYILENDLAKDDFNGDVDVYCGPMVTVLGTSLQNKDVLERFHTSAWRAVGIEMEGGHYQRAINAAIIQRRIPRHMKVRYAYYASDNPLVSGQTLASGPMGNEGIRPTYQISKVIIEKILRKDHAP from the coding sequence ATGGAAGAGTTATCGAAAGCGCAGCGGGCGCGTGCCGCCATCGCTGCGTTCAAGACCCTATCCGACGCCTTGATCCTGACCGGCTCCTACCAACCCTCGGGGACCACCGGTCGAAAGCTTGAGGAGGCGCTACGCCAATTCAGCCCGGAGATTTACGGGTCGATGACCGATTCGCGGATCGTCGAACTGAAGGGGCTTGAGTATGTTATCGATCGGCTGCCGCGAGGCATCGAGGCTTGCAACAAGATTGTGCTGACCGCCCAAGAGGACCTGGACGGGACGTCATTTGAAGAAATCCGCCCCTTGAAACGACGCCGTCTCTCCTATGTGGTTTCCAGCAAGGAAATTTGTTTTGTCATCACCAAAGGGACCACCGAGATCTACGACATCCTTACCCATCTGACCTTTCTCAATATCGAGGCCCAGAAGATACGGATGCAGGCGCAGCGTCAGAGCGGAGAGATCAGTATCGAGTGGAGTCAGTTACAGCGCCTGAGGGACTGTGATCTGTTGGTCGAAGGGCCGGAACTCGACCAAGCCATCTGGAATCTTTCCATCATTCTCGGCCGCACCTATCGGGAAACGCGGCAGACCTACGAATATCTCGAACAGAATCGGGAAGGTGGATTCAACAACGGTCTTTTTCGGATCGTCCACGATTTGGGCAAGCGCTTGGTCGACCAGGAACGGGGGGAAGACGACCGACTGACCATCTATTTCACCCCTTCGTTGCAGGACATCCTTGGCCAGCACCGCTATGCATCCCACTGGGCCACCACCGTCAAACAACGGCTGGTGGAACTGAAACTGCATCTGCGGCCGATTCATGTGGTCAGTGCCAACCTGCATTCCTTTCGGAACATCCTTTACGGCTTTGGCGCCATGCGGGAAGTCGGCGGCACCCCTGCCGAAGACCTCTACGATATGATTCAGCAACTGCGCGAACACGACGAGCGGGTGATGCGCTATGGCGCCTCGTTCGGTTTCCAGCAGCATCGAGATCCGTCCGGGTCCAACATCGATGTACAGATCATCGATACCAGTCGTCTCGATCCCTCCTGCGTTCATCCCCAGGTCCTGCTGTCCTGGGACTATATCCGCGAGGTCCAGCCGGTCATCCTGGTCATGGATTACGCCTTTGGCGCCCAGGCTTACGAGGTGATGGATGAGCTGCTGAACCCGATGATCGGCGAGGAGGGGGAGTGGAATCTGTCGATCGAGTCGATCTCGATAATGGGCAAGGCAGGGATCCTGCCGGGTAAGAAGGGAGACATCATGTTGGCCACGGCCCACGTCATGGAGGGGACTCCGCACAATTATATCCTCGAAAACGATCTCGCCAAAGATGACTTCAACGGGGATGTGGACGTCTATTGCGGTCCGATGGTGACGGTGCTCGGAACCTCGCTGCAGAACAAGGACGTCCTGGAACGATTCCACACCTCAGCCTGGCGGGCGGTGGGGATCGAGATGGAGGGGGGGCATTATCAGCGGGCCATCAACGCCGCCATTATTCAGCGGCGGATCCCGCGACACATGAAAGTCCGCTATGCTTACTACGCTTCTGACAACCCCTTGGTCAGTGGTCAGACTTTGGCTTCCGGACCGATGGGGAACGAGGGTATCAGGCCGACCTACCAGATCTCCAAAGTAATCATTGAAAAAATTCTGCGAAAGGACCATGCCCCCTAA
- a CDS encoding two-component system sensor histidine kinase NtrB — protein sequence MPPKQERGPRPIYYVSPLFFALACVLLAAIIGIFAISNIQREKRLMTRALSQEGMAIGNLVSAGARTMIRRSMMRGELDEESWRQALRQFIDNGSDHTRLRALYLAKDDGTITVHSSPTLEGTVLSEETRAFLRGVRPPDRHDPFRFAIGSGGEEVFQVARPFFSSLNGLMPHHRDMGRGRMGPRGERGLAEVDRFFNTVLQQEYLLVVELDLADYRQAVRAQLTQVALLSFILLLVGSGGIVSLMMLQGLRGSQLRLSRMRAFTDLLVSSLPIGLIATGPDARIRTCNGSACTMLGLEQDQTLGRTFAEALPDYLTGQDSPGMAEDDRTRWEVTLPAADGEKKSLHISRLVLHDDNRPAGTLLLLQDLSQVRALERALARVERDAAIGRMAAGVAHEIRNPLSSIKGLALLLRGRLDNDALAAENLDLLVAEVERLNRSIGELLDFARPGHLETTRVAVDALVARGVALLRSDAQASTVEIRESYRCRDAFITADEDKVLQVILNLGINAIQAMPDGGRLAVTTQCDERTATISIEDSGPGMAPEVLEKVFDPYFTTKPEGTGLGLSMSKKIVEDHGGSITVDSSPGAGTQIAIHLSRS from the coding sequence ATGCCCCCTAAACAAGAACGTGGCCCGCGCCCCATCTACTACGTCTCGCCATTGTTTTTCGCCCTGGCGTGCGTGCTGCTGGCGGCCATCATCGGTATTTTTGCCATCAGCAACATCCAGCGGGAAAAACGGTTGATGACCCGCGCCCTCTCCCAGGAGGGGATGGCCATCGGCAACCTGGTATCGGCCGGGGCCAGAACGATGATCCGGCGGAGCATGATGCGTGGCGAACTGGATGAAGAGTCGTGGCGACAGGCCTTGCGCCAGTTTATCGACAACGGCTCCGACCATACCCGTCTGCGGGCGCTCTACCTGGCCAAGGATGACGGCACCATCACCGTGCATAGTTCCCCGACCCTTGAGGGCACCGTCCTGAGCGAGGAGACACGTGCCTTTCTGCGCGGCGTGCGGCCACCGGATCGGCACGATCCCTTTCGCTTCGCCATCGGTTCCGGCGGGGAAGAGGTCTTTCAGGTGGCCAGGCCGTTTTTTTCCTCGCTGAACGGACTCATGCCCCATCACCGGGACATGGGCCGTGGTCGAATGGGACCCAGGGGAGAGCGGGGCCTGGCCGAAGTCGATCGATTTTTCAACACGGTTCTGCAGCAGGAGTATTTGCTGGTGGTGGAACTGGATCTCGCTGATTATCGCCAGGCCGTTCGCGCCCAGCTCACCCAGGTGGCGTTGTTGTCATTTATTCTGCTGCTGGTCGGCAGCGGCGGCATTGTGTCACTGATGATGCTGCAGGGATTGCGAGGTTCGCAATTGCGCTTGAGTCGGATGCGGGCCTTTACCGATCTGCTTGTTTCATCACTGCCGATCGGCCTTATCGCCACTGGTCCGGATGCACGCATCCGCACCTGCAACGGAAGCGCTTGTACCATGCTTGGTCTCGAGCAGGATCAAACCCTGGGCAGGACCTTTGCCGAAGCCCTGCCGGACTACCTCACCGGGCAGGATTCACCAGGCATGGCGGAAGATGACCGTACCCGCTGGGAAGTCACCCTGCCCGCAGCGGACGGAGAGAAGAAATCGCTGCACATCTCCCGCTTGGTATTGCACGATGACAATCGGCCGGCTGGGACGCTGCTGCTGCTTCAGGATCTCAGTCAGGTTCGGGCCCTGGAGAGGGCCCTGGCCCGGGTTGAAAGGGATGCCGCCATCGGCAGGATGGCGGCCGGAGTTGCCCATGAGATCAGAAATCCACTCAGCTCCATCAAGGGGTTGGCCTTGTTGCTGCGGGGCCGTCTGGATAATGATGCGCTGGCCGCGGAAAACCTCGATCTGCTGGTTGCCGAGGTGGAACGGCTCAATCGGAGCATCGGTGAGCTGCTCGATTTTGCCCGACCGGGCCATCTGGAGACTACCCGGGTTGCCGTTGACGCACTGGTGGCCAGAGGCGTCGCCTTGCTCCGTTCCGATGCCCAAGCGAGCACCGTCGAAATCAGGGAGTCATACCGGTGTCGGGATGCGTTCATCACGGCCGATGAGGACAAGGTGCTTCAGGTGATACTGAATCTGGGAATAAACGCCATCCAGGCGATGCCCGATGGCGGCCGATTGGCCGTTACCACCCAGTGCGACGAGCGCACGGCGACGATCAGCATCGAGGATTCGGGTCCCGGGATGGCCCCTGAGGTGTTGGAGAAGGTCTTCGATCCCTATTTTACCACGAAACCGGAAGGGACCGGTCTGGGGCTCTCCATGTCGAAGAAGATCGTTGAAGACCATGGCGGATCCATCACCGTAGACAGCAGTCCCGGTGCCGGCACCCAGATTGCTATCCACCTTTCCCGCTCGTGA
- a CDS encoding DMT family transporter — protein MDRQTKAYLCALAAVLCWSTVATAFKLSLRYLSVAELLFYAAIISSIVLSLILIHQKKWSLLRQSDRSDWRRSLLQGALNPFLYYLLVLKAYQLLPAQQAQPINYTWAITLSLLSVPLLGHRLGRMEVIATAISYGGVVVISTEGEVLSLSVSHPLGVALALGSTLIWAFYWILNARDRRDPIVGLLCNFLCSLPLIGLYLLVTDGFRLPPLAGLAGALYVGCLEMGVAYVAWLMAMKYTRSTARVANLIFISPFLSLVFIHYLVGERILPSSFIGLVLIVVGLLLQSLGSRQKAGRQQRHRVPPAGD, from the coding sequence ATGGATCGGCAGACCAAAGCCTATCTGTGTGCTCTGGCAGCCGTCCTCTGTTGGTCGACGGTGGCCACTGCCTTCAAGTTGAGCCTGCGCTATCTGTCGGTGGCGGAATTGCTTTTTTACGCCGCCATCATCTCCTCCATCGTCTTGTCGCTGATCCTGATCCATCAGAAAAAATGGTCTTTATTGCGCCAGTCCGATCGATCGGACTGGCGTCGCTCCCTGCTGCAGGGGGCACTCAACCCGTTTCTCTACTATCTGTTGGTGCTCAAGGCTTACCAGTTGTTGCCGGCGCAACAGGCGCAACCGATCAATTACACCTGGGCGATAACCCTCTCGCTGTTGTCTGTTCCGCTTCTCGGGCACCGGCTTGGCCGGATGGAAGTGATCGCGACCGCCATCAGTTATGGCGGGGTAGTGGTTATCTCCACCGAAGGCGAGGTCTTGTCCCTGAGCGTCAGCCATCCCCTCGGCGTCGCCCTGGCCCTGGGGTCGACCCTTATCTGGGCCTTCTACTGGATCCTCAATGCCCGTGACCGGCGGGATCCCATCGTCGGCTTACTCTGCAACTTTCTCTGCAGCCTGCCGCTGATCGGGTTGTATCTGCTGGTCACCGACGGCTTTCGCCTCCCACCGCTAGCCGGGTTAGCCGGAGCCTTGTACGTTGGTTGCTTGGAGATGGGGGTCGCCTACGTGGCCTGGTTGATGGCCATGAAATACACGCGTTCCACAGCCCGGGTGGCGAACCTGATCTTCATCTCGCCGTTTCTCTCTTTGGTTTTTATTCACTACCTGGTGGGAGAACGGATTCTTCCGTCTTCGTTCATCGGCTTGGTCCTGATCGTCGTCGGTCTCCTGCTGCAATCGCTTGGCTCACGGCAGAAGGCGGGTCGGCAGCAGCGTCACCGCGTACCACCGGCAGGTGATTGA